The genome window CAAGCCGATCACCGAACTGCAGATCGTGCTGGCCAAGTACATCGCGGCCGTGGCGCTCATCGCTCTCGCGCTGGCCCCTACGCTCGTTTATGTCTGGGCGGCCGATCGCCTGAGCACCTCCGTGACCGCCGTGCCGGCAAGCGCGGTGCAATGGCGCAGCAACCTGCACCTGGCCCTCACCGCCGTGAATGCGATCGCCTGCTTCATCTGGCTCTTCTGGCGCCGGCGCACAGCGGGTTGGGATGCGCGCGGCTTCGGGGTGCGCATGCTCGTGTTGCTTGCGTGGACCGTGCTCTTCGGCGCTGTGCTGCACTGGATGCTCTTCATCGGCGGCGTGGATGCCGGTGCCACCTGGGGCGCATACATCGGCCTCTTCCTGCTGGCCGCCTGCTTCGCCAGCATCGGCGTGCTGGCCTCGGCCCTTACCGACAGCCAGATCGTGGCCTTCCTCATCGCCGTCTTCCTCAGCTTCTTCCTCTACATGGGCTTCGACCTGATCGCCACCTTCGACCTGCTCGGCGGGCTCGAAGGGCCCATCAAGTCGATCGGCATCCAAGCGCACTACCAGAGCCTCGGCCGCGGCGTGCTCGACCTTGGTGATGTCCTCTACCACGTGGGAGTGATCGCGATCTTCCTATTGCTCACGCGCGCTGCGCTTCAAAGCCGCACCTGGTAGCATGAGCACCCTCCGCAGCAAGCGCATCACCGACCTCACCGAGCTGCTCGTCGGCATCGGCATCGTGGGGCTGCTGCTCTTCATCGCCTCCTTCGCTCGTGTGCGGCTCGACCTCACAAGCGAGCAGCGCTACACGCTCACCCCCGCTACGCAGGAATTGGTGCGCGGACTCGAGGACATCCTTTATGTGAAGGTGTACCTCGCCGGTGAGCTGCCCGCGGACCTGAAGCAATTGGAGCGCGCCACGCGCGATGTGCTCGACGAGATGCGCGCCGTGAGCCCGGAGCATGTGCAGTACAGCTTCATCGACCCCAGCGCGGAGGCCGACGATAAGGTGCGGCGCGCGCAGTACGATCAATTGCAGGATGCTGGCCTCGTTTACAGCAGCATCCGCGTGAAGGAGAAGGGCGGGTTCAGCGAGAAGATCGTCTTCCCCGGCGCGCTGGTCACCTTCCGCGAGAAGACCGTGCCCGTGCAATTGCTGAAGACGCAGCTGCGCACCCCCGATGCGGAGATCGTCGCCCGGTCCATCACCAACGCCGAGTACGAGCTGGCCAGCGCCATCCGCCAAGCCACCACGCGGCAGAAGGCGCGCATCGCATTCCTCGAAGGCCACGGCGAACTGCAAGAGATGGAGACCGCCGACATCGCGAATGCCTTGAGCGCGCAGTACGACGTGAGCCGCGTGCGCATCGATGGCCGCGTTGATGCGTTGAGCACCAAGAATGAAGGCATGCGGTACCGCGTGAACAACTTCGAGG of Flavobacteriales bacterium contains these proteins:
- a CDS encoding ABC-2 transporter permease, with product MLALIRKEFRGFLGSLIGHIVIAVFLLLTGLFLWVFPGNLLDSGFADLGPLFFIAPWVFLFLVPAVTMRTFSEERRTGTIEVLLTKPITELQIVLAKYIAAVALIALALAPTLVYVWAADRLSTSVTAVPASAVQWRSNLHLALTAVNAIACFIWLFWRRRTAGWDARGFGVRMLVLLAWTVLFGAVLHWMLFIGGVDAGATWGAYIGLFLLAACFASIGVLASALTDSQIVAFLIAVFLSFFLYMGFDLIATFDLLGGLEGPIKSIGIQAHYQSLGRGVLDLGDVLYHVGVIAIFLLLTRAALQSRTW